AAGCTGGGGTTCTGGCATAGCCATTGTGGATGGCTTTTCGCAGAACGGAAATATGATGACGTGCAGTATGCCTCCCGTGTCGCGCAGGACCCAGTAGCCATCTGGCAACATAAATACTATGCACTCATCGTACTGGGCGGCCTGGCACTCCCATTTGCGATCGGCTTCATAGCAGACGGATGGGTCGGCGGCATCGGCTGTTTTCTGCTCGCCGGCGTAGGCAGAACCTTTGCTGTCTTGAACTCCACCTTTTGCATCAATTCCATTTGTCACATCTGGGGGAGTCAACCCCACGGAACAAAGGATTCCAGCCGCGACAGCTGGTTCGTCTCGTTGATTACGTTCGGAGAGGGATACCACAACTACCATCACATGTATCCAAGTGACTATCGCAACGGGCCTAGATGGTATGACTTCGACCCCTCAAAATGGCTTATTTATGGGCTATCCATGCTCGGACTCGCCAGCGGGCTCCGAACGGCATCGGCGGCTGGAAACAGCCCATCACGGCAGTCCTAGTATCATCACCCGTATATACAGCGGGCACAATCTTTCCCCACCACACCGTTTGACTCAGGCCAGACCACGTGTTAAGGTGACAATCCGAACGAGCTCCATTTTCCCGTTGCGCGCTTCACTCCCCTCACTCACTCCCGTCTCTGCGCGATCGTTCCTGTAATCTGACCGCTCTTACGCCCCTCTCTCCAGAGGGACAGTCTCGCTGTCTCCGACGAGGAAGCGCCGACACTAATCGCAGAACCGGCGCCGTGACGCTGTATGACCCTGAGAACAGTCCCGTAGCCCAGCACAAGGAGCACGCCATGAAAATCTCGACCGTGTGGAAAGGTCGCAAGACCGGCAAGAAGAAAAACCGCGCCGTATTGAAACCGAAAATTCGGTGGCAACTCCTGGGGCTCACCGACCCGAAGCTGACCGAACAGTCCTCTTCCATCGAAACCATACGCCGAGAAGTGTCCTCATTGGCCAGTTCAGGATTCGGGCCGGCCACACGATCGCGAGTGACGGCGCAAGAAAGTAAATCGCAGGGAAGAAATAACCGTCCGGCAGAGAGCCATCCGAGACGTCGCGGCGCAACCGAATAACGGCTTATCGACGGATCGAAAGGCCCAGAAGAACCATCATGATCCCGATGCAACATCTCATGCACTGGCTGACGCAGAATCCCCTTGGAGCGGCTACGCTGTTGTATATGGCAAGCGTGGCAGGAGTGCTCATCTACGCCTATTTTGAACCGCGAGATCAATATTAGCCTCCTGAGGATACGGCCTCAGTGCTTCAAAAGAATTGCGCAGGGGACATTGTGGGAAAGCGTGTCGTATGCGTGGGGAGACTGACTGCCTCGGTGTCGGATAACGGACTACGCGACTTGTGCAACCAATATGGTACGGTCGCCCGCGAAAGCGTAATCCTAGACGGTCGATGCCTCCGGCTCTACGTCACTCCCATGCCTCCCACACCGCCTGATGTCGAGCCGCACCACCAATAGGAGGACCTATGGGCCGAACGAATCTTGACCTCCTCATGACGTTTCCTGACGGATCGCACCTGGTCATCAGCACCCAATGCTCGCGGGACGGAGAATTTTCCTGCGCACTGTACACCGCTAAGATCGGGCAGGATGATCAGGCGGACTTTCAAGTCATCTCCAATCACCTGTCAGCGCCGACCTGTCAGAGCGCACAAGCCCACGCCTACGACTACGCCATTCGACATTTTCCTCGCGCAGACGCGCTGAAAAAACCTCCCTATCTTATTTGGGCAGGCCCCCCCTCAGCGGTGGTTCAATAGCTTTTGAGTGCAGTGAATTGGAATGTAGCTGACATTAACCTAGGAGATTCGGCATGACACCAGCAGAACAGATTACGAAGATGACCATCGCGATGAAACAAGCGATCAAGGTGATGGGAGATCGTTTCGGATCGACTGAAACAGACGTGGCCAAGGCAATCGAAGACCTCAAGGCCTCAATGCTGCCCAACAGCACTAAGGCAACACCTCTCTCCTAATGCCAGCGCCGCTTCCCATAGTGGGGAGCGGCGGGAACCAAATGAAAGTTCGCTATCCCGGCAGCAACGTGACAAACTCCCTACAGTAGAAGCTTCCGATCTGTTTCGTCAGCGCCCCCACTCATTCCGTCCCACGGAATCGGTTCGGCAGTCATTATCGTGCTTCCGTCCGGAACTCTGAGTATCACCCATTCATCGGCGGACTCGTGGTCGCCACAGTCCGCGTCCGCAAAGGAGACCCCTGTATGACACAGAAACCCACCCCGCAGGCTCGCCCCCTCGCATCAGATTGGGTCCGCATCCCTGATGGCACCAGGGTCAAACACCGCCTCGAAGGACACGAAGGAGTGATTGACGGGTTAACTGAGATGGTTTCCGGCGGAATGCGGAACCCGGACGGGAGAACCCAGTACCGGATAAATATCGGAACCTCGACTCGACAACTCGTCACTCAAGACGATCTGAATATTCTCCTCGATCATGAAAACCTGGTCATCATGGTCCGCCAGAAAGAACCGTATCGACGTTCTGTCACGGAGCGCTTGCACAGCATCCTGAGCGCAGACCGATTCGTCAAATCCGCGTAGTCCCAGATTCGAACACATTGCACATGGGCGTCGGGCCCCACCCAGAGGAGAGCATGATGGCTGAGACCTGCTACTCGCAAGGCAAGAAGATCCTTCTCTTGCCCGAACAACAGCCCAATGGAACCTGGCGATGCCGCTTCGTGATTCCCGGACTTCTCGAGTCCACCATGGGCACCTCAGACGACGCCCCAATGGGGAAATATAAATCCGAATGGGATGCCAAGACCGCAGCCTTTTCCTTAGCCAAGAAAGCCATTGATACCTCCCGTGCGGCGCGTGAAACCAATCCACCGTGGAGGAAAGCCTAAGCACAGGCACCATGATCCCGCCGTTGCATTCACCGGCCGAGCGTTCAATCCTCTCTCGCAGGATCAGTGGCTATTTCAATAGCGGTGTGTTAGTGTCTCACTGTTCCATGCGGCGGGCCTCGTGTGGAATATACTGATCGAACGGCCCATCACCGATGTTGTTCTCACCGAGATTCTGATTGGAAGCCTGACCTAAGCCGCCTCATTGAATAGCGTCTTCGGCCCTCTCCTTCCCCTCGGGAAGTCGTTCTCGCGTCCCAGACAATGTCACTTTCCGGAAGGAGGAACCCCCATGGGTTCAAAACTTTATGTCGGCGGGTTGCCCTATGCGGCAACTGAATCACAGCTCACCACCTTGTTCGCCGCGCACGGCACAGTCGAATCTGCGCGCGTGATTGCGGACAAGTTTACGGGACAATCACGAGGCTTCGGCTTCGTCGAAATGTCCACCCCAGAAGAAGCCAAAGCAGCCATCACGGCATTGAACGGCTCACAGATGGATGGACGCCCGTTGACGGTCAATGAAGCCAAGCCACAAGAACCGCGCACGGGCGGCGGTGGCGGCGGCGGCGGTCGTTTCGGCGGCGGCGAGAAGCGCGGCCGGTTCTAGATCAGTCCATGCAAGGAGGAGCGCGTCATTGCACTCCTCCTTGCATCCACACCTGGACACCCCGCATGCCCATTCCCCCGTCACCAATCACTCAACCGGCCATCCCTAACTATCTGACGACGACGCTCTTCGCTCTTGTCACGGCTGTCGCAATCATCGGCGTGCCGGCCTTTGGCTATTTCTACGGATACAGCTGGGTCGATTGGACATTGTTCGGCGTGCTCTATGTGGTTACCGGGCTGGGAATCACGGTGGGTTACCATCGACTGCTCTCACACCGCAGCTTTGAATGCCGGAATTGGGTGAAAGCCGTGCTCTTAGTAGCCGGCGGATGGGCCCTGGAAAACTCTGCCCTGAAGTGGGCGGCCGACCATATCCGTCACCATGCCGCCTGTGACCAGGATGCTGACCCCTACAATGCAACCAGGGGATTCTGGTATAGCCACTGCGGATGGTTGTTCTACAAAGACACGAATGCCAACGACAAATACGCGTCCCGCTTACGCCAAGACTCGGTTGTCATGTGGCAACATCGTCACTACTGGATGATCGTGCTCTCAGGCCTGGGACTCACGTTTGCAGTGGGTTTTCTCTACAATGGCTGGATGGGCGGGCTGGGATGCTTTCTCCTCGCGGGCGTCGGCCGCGCCTTTGCCGTGCTCAACTCAACCTTTTGCATCAATTCAGTCTGTCACCTCTGGGGACGCCAGCCGCACAGTCAGGAAGATTCCAGTCGCGATAGTTGGCTGGTGTCGTTACTGACGTTCGGCGAGGGTTATCACAACTACCACCACACGCATCAAAACGATTACCGCAACGGCCCCCGATGGTACAACTTCGATCCGTCAAAGTGGCTGATCTTCACATTGTCAAAATTAGGCCTTGCCTCCTCGCTCAGGACCGCAGCCCCTTCCGCGCGTTAGCCGTCACAACAGACGGCGGCCATTCATCGCCTCCATCACGTCCCAGAAACCGGCTTCCAACCGGTAAGCACACACCGCTGCGCGATCAATGGCAGCACGCCGTCAAGATCTTCCGATACCTGCGTCATGACGCGTTCGGCTACTCGTTGATCATCAAAACATTCAAATACGTCGTCGAGAAATCCGCCTCGCAACAACGGATGATGCAAGAGCGCTTGCCCAGGGCCGGTTGCGACCTCCAAGGGATACTCCGCCGCCTCAATGCGATGGAGGCCGGCTCTATTGAGCCATTCCCTCCCCTCCTCCGCAGAAGGCCGCTCCGCGATATAGGCGTCGAGACGCCGACGCTCCGCGAGTAGCCCCCACGTCGCCATCTCTTGATCGACCCGGCGCCATAGGGAATCGAAGGTGCCGAGAGATGGAAAGGTCAGAACCATCTGGCCGCCTGGATTTAGGTGATCCGCTAATCCTTGGATGACGTCGAAGCGGTTCGGACGAAAAAACATGACGGACAGATTGCCGGTGATGCGATCATAGCCGGGAAGATCCGCCGGCAACGCACGCATGTCGATACATTCAAATCGCAGCCAGGGAAGATGCGAACCCTGAATTGCACGGGCACGAGCCACCTGTCCGGCACTCACATCGAGGCTCAGCACCTGTCCGCCAGGACCAACCTGCTCAGCCACGTAGAATGCAGGAATGCCGTGCCCACCCGCCACATCGAGCACCGTGGCACCGGGCCTCAAATCAAGATGGCGTAACAGCGACTCGGCAAATGGAGTGGACCAGTAATCGTGCTGAGGAAGACGCCAGCGGGATGTCACAATATATTCTCGAGACAATCTGATGCAGATGCAGGCTACCGGCCGAACAACACCCTGTCAATGCAGCCGTTTCCGCTCCTGACGGCACCACCGATGCGTTTATAACGCCTACTTTTTGTTGGACTGAGGACCTGGCGGGGACTTCCGCTTTGCAGCGTTCGTTGTAATTTGCTCGATAGATCCGTCGGCCTCGTCACGGTCTGCTTCCGACTCCGTGGTTTCTCCCTCAGCAAGAAGATCCTCGAGTTGCCCTTCCGTGCAGGTCAACTCTTGCGGGCTCGAGACAAGAGGCGCATGCGGTGCCGGCACCGATTTCAGAGCGTCGTCTTTCATCATTCCTCGATCTCACATTTCATTCAGGTTCATGCCGCACGCATATCCCTCGGCTGCCCCGCCGTGCCGCTTAGCACCAGGTACGATGCACTTCGCTGACTCGTTCGGTACCGTCCACCATGTTAATTTCCCATTTCACATCGTCCGGGATAGACACCACTTTGAGGTCAGCGCAATGACCGTTCGCTTCAGAGGCCAGCTCTTCAACGACCCGCACGAGATGCTGATCATCCCGCGGAATCATCATCCCACACTGATTTAAACTGGGTTCCCGCACCGCCGCTGCATTCGGCCAATACACTCCTGGATCGAACTCTTTCAGCGCCTCCGCCTGCCCCAATTCACGCAACCGCACAAAGGCTTTATGACTCACGCAGAAACTTTCATAGCTCGTATTGATCACGATTTTTTTCATGGCACTCACCCCCGCGTGAAAGGACTCAGACGACTGAACCAGCGCCTCACAAAAGAGGCTCCCAGACCTACGAGCTGGCGCTCTTCGGCTCAGGATCCTTATAGCCGATATAGTTACCGGTCCATGTCGAATAGCGGCGATTCGCCCACGTGCTGACTTCTTCTTTCTGCACTTCCCCATACCGCTTCTGGAGTACGCTGCCGAACTTGGCCACATCGCCCGCGATCTCGACGAGGTCTTCCTCTGTGATCTTGCCCCACGTGGTCTTGAGCGGCTTCTTCAGCTGTAACCAAAATTGTCCGAACTGCTCCTGATTCATCGGGTCCCCCTTGGTATGTGAATAGTCAACCACGGCGTCTGCGGAAAACAGACGACGAGCGTAATGCGCGACCGCATAAGGTCATTCGAGACGGAACTACCGGCGTAAAAGCGGCGGAGACCGGAGAATCAGACGCGCAGAAACGTAATCAGGAAGGAGGCGCGAGAGATGGGACAGTCGACGGGGCTCGCTACGTCACCTGCACCCTACAGGGCCACAGAGGCAGAGTCAATGGCCAGATGCCGCGTGACAAAACCCTTTGGCCAGACCGTTTAGGCATGAGGCTTCTCAGTCTGGAGCTTCTTATGCAGATACTTCCGGCTCAGCGTCGTGATGAGAAAGGCCAGCCCGATGGCGATGGGGACAAACACGGCAGATGCCACATTTGGATTATGCATCCATCCCATTTCATGGAGACCTTTAAAAATATACCCGGCAAGCCCGCTAAGATAGTACGCGATCACAATCACCGATAGCCCTTCGACGGTATGTTGCAGGATCGCCTGACTCTTCGTCGTCTTGTCCACGCTCATCAGCAACGCCAGATTCTGAGACTCCAGCATCAAATCGACACGGGTCCGGATAATGGCGATCATTCCCTCAAACCCGCTACTCAGCGTCTCGATCCGCTTCAACAACTGCTGATACCCGTCCGCCACGCCAGTCACGCCGCTCAGGACGTAATCGGAGAGCGGCCGATACGGAGCAAACGGCCGCTCGACCATGGACGCGAGTGTGGCATGCACAATCTTGTCGTATGGCACCGCCGCCGACAATTCGAAATGGAGCTTCCCGGCCAGCCGGTTGGCCTTCAACAGATCCTGCGTCAAACTATTCAACCATCGCTGCAACGCCAGCGCATCGGCATGACTGATATGCCCAGTGATGATCTCCCGCTGTTTCAGATGAACTTGCTCGAACTTGTAGACCGAATCGATTGCAGCTGAAAACAACGGCTTCTGCATCAGCAGCAGATGATAGTAGGTTTCGATTCGCACCACCGCATCCACAATATTCTTGATGTGCGACACATCGATCCGCGGAGATCCGACATTGACCAAATACCGCTCCCGTCGGTATTCGTCGGGCGTAAAACTGGTCACCACCATGGTCTCGTCGTCGAACATCCGGCTGCCATAGGTGACCGGCCCCGGCAGCATCTGATGTAACTCGTCACGCGATGGAATCACCTCGGCGCGCAGCACAATATCCAATCGGCAGACCTCTGTCCCCAGCGGAGTAATCGGAAACTGATAGTTCGGAAAGGTCAACGGTCCGAACGTCACTTGACTGCCGGGCGCTCCCGGCAGATGCCACAATTGATAACTGTAATATTCCGTATGCGCCTGCCAGACGACGATCAAGCGATCCCCGTTCCCTGCCACCTTGACCGCATACCCGAACGTCTCCCGCAACACCGTATGGTTCGGCGCCATCTGAAACGATTCCACCAGACGGCGAAACTCTTCGCGGCTCGCCGGGCGCTGCGTCGGAGGATCGGCCATCCGAAACGCCTTGTAGTGCACATGGGCCGGCACCCGCAGCCATTCCGTCAACGGAATCTGCGGACGCTCATGTAGCTGATGGATAAGGTCTTCGTGAGAGGACTGATCGATGTCCGGCTGTTCCATGCACCCTCCTTGAAGGTCGGCATTTTAGCGCAATCCCTATCACATTCGCCAACCGGCGACACGAGGCCGTCCACGATGCCGCCGCCAAGCCATCAGCCTGCGGCTGCACTCACGAAGAAAGAATCTCTCCGTAATACGAAGCGAGTTCTGCCCTGCGGTTTGGTTCAACCACGATCAACTGCCGCTGATCGAACGTGTTGGCACAGTAGAGGTAGACCAGGCCTTCGGCCGATCCGAGCTCGACATGTAGCTGCCGGCCATCGGACTCCCGGCGAGTCTCTTCCTGCTGTACCAGACGATCCGCAAGCGATTCCCACACTCGCTGTGCAGACGGCCAATGATTTTCGTACAGCGGTATGTCCGGATCTTGCGGATCATGTGGGACTGATCGAAGCATCGTTCGATTGAACGGCACGCCTGCGTCAGGTTCGGGCTCTTCGTCCCATGCGAGAGGACCGGCACTCCCCTGTTGCATCACATAGAAGGGCCCGTCGTCGGAAACTTCCTCGACAAGCCGATACCGAATCAGTTCAGGAAGCTCGATCACTTGCAGGCCCCGTCGCGCCAGCGCCCGTTGAAACGGCACGCGTCGGGCGAGTTGGCGGGTTTTCTCGAAGATGACCATCCATCCGCCAGGACTCAGCATCTCGCTAAGTTGGTCTAACCGCACATCGATGCCGATCCGCTGCTCAAACGCGGCCTGCTGCGATTCATCCCGCGCCCGTTCGAAGGTCGTCCAGTCACGACTCGGTATTCCAGGATCTTGCTCAGCTTGAACCAGCGCATGGGTCGCAATGATCCGATCATACGATCCGCGAAGCACCTCGACGTCTACATCGAGGCACTCAAAGCGCACATTAGTTAGCCCCAACTCAGTGGCTTTCGATTGCGCCACGGCAATCGATCTGGGCGACCGATCGATCCCCACAAACTGTGTCTCCGGAGAATGCCTCGCATAGAACGTGGTGAGAATCCCCACCCCGCACCCAAAATCCAACACCGTCCCAGCCGGAGCGATTCGAGACAGCACCCGGCTGCCGATCTCCATGAAATACTCGTAGCGTTGGCTGTAAAGGACGGGAAGAATATGCGGTTCCGCCGTCAGATCGTAGAAAGCCATTTCGTCCTGACGAGCGCCGCTGCGCTTCCGCTCGACCTGCGCAGTGAGCCGATTCAGATCCTCCGCCGACAGCGTCGCGCGTTGCCAGGCGAAATAGTCCGCATCAGACGAAAACGATCGAAGGCCCCATTGGGCTAGGTGGGCATGAAGTTGATCGAGCGAGACTGAACTGTTCATGGATCTCTTGCAGGGGATGCGTCGACATCCTCAACGCCTGATCAAAACGTGTTCCAGTGAGGCCGCAAGGAGGGAGAGCCACGAGGCGTACATCCTTGGGTACGTCGAGTGGATCGAGCGACTGAGAACAAAGCTGGAGCGCGTTTTCAGCAGGCGATCAAGCGCGCTTCAGCATGATGGCGTCTTCATACGTATCCGGCACCGGATGCGGATGGCGCAACTGCCCGCCGCCGAATGCCACATACTTCTCGTTCGTCAGCTGTTCGAGTCCGATCGGTCCTTTGGCCTGTACGCGGGACAGATTGAGTCCGATGTCCGGACCCATGCCATACCCGTCGCCTGAGTTAAGTCGCGTGGAGGCATTGACCATCACAGCCGTCGCATCCACCTCTCGTGAAAAACGCATCGCGGAATTATAGTCAGACGTGGCAATCACCGCCGTCAGACAAGGCCCATGGGCGGCAATGTGCGCCAGCGCCTCATCGAGCCCCGCCACCATCTTGATCGCCAAGACCGGTGACTGAAACTGCCG
The DNA window shown above is from Nitrospira lenta and carries:
- a CDS encoding acyl-CoA desaturase, with the protein product MMNADSIGKQPVTTDIPALRLARRYHVGWTVVLFLSIVVGALLAIPTYAYFYDYSWLDWTLFGILYLISGLGITVGYHRLMSHRSFDCPNWVKGALLIAGAWALQNSAIKWTADHLRHHAQCDQEGDPYNAKLGFWHSHCGWLFAERKYDDVQYASRVAQDPVAIWQHKYYALIVLGGLALPFAIGFIADGWVGGIGCFLLAGVGRTFAVLNSTFCINSICHIWGSQPHGTKDSSRDSWFVSLITFGEGYHNYHHMYPSDYRNGPRWYDFDPSKWLIYGLSMLGLASGLRTASAAGNSPSRQS
- a CDS encoding RNA recognition motif domain-containing protein, which produces MGSKLYVGGLPYAATESQLTTLFAAHGTVESARVIADKFTGQSRGFGFVEMSTPEEAKAAITALNGSQMDGRPLTVNEAKPQEPRTGGGGGGGGRFGGGEKRGRF
- a CDS encoding acyl-CoA desaturase, with protein sequence MPIPPSPITQPAIPNYLTTTLFALVTAVAIIGVPAFGYFYGYSWVDWTLFGVLYVVTGLGITVGYHRLLSHRSFECRNWVKAVLLVAGGWALENSALKWAADHIRHHAACDQDADPYNATRGFWYSHCGWLFYKDTNANDKYASRLRQDSVVMWQHRHYWMIVLSGLGLTFAVGFLYNGWMGGLGCFLLAGVGRAFAVLNSTFCINSVCHLWGRQPHSQEDSSRDSWLVSLLTFGEGYHNYHHTHQNDYRNGPRWYNFDPSKWLIFTLSKLGLASSLRTAAPSAR
- a CDS encoding SAM-dependent methyltransferase; this encodes MTSRWRLPQHDYWSTPFAESLLRHLDLRPGATVLDVAGGHGIPAFYVAEQVGPGGQVLSLDVSAGQVARARAIQGSHLPWLRFECIDMRALPADLPGYDRITGNLSVMFFRPNRFDVIQGLADHLNPGGQMVLTFPSLGTFDSLWRRVDQEMATWGLLAERRRLDAYIAERPSAEEGREWLNRAGLHRIEAAEYPLEVATGPGQALLHHPLLRGGFLDDVFECFDDQRVAERVMTQVSEDLDGVLPLIAQRCVLTGWKPVSGT
- a CDS encoding CsbD family protein — its product is MNQEQFGQFWLQLKKPLKTTWGKITEEDLVEIAGDVAKFGSVLQKRYGEVQKEEVSTWANRRYSTWTGNYIGYKDPEPKSASS
- a CDS encoding DUF3422 family protein; this translates as MEQPDIDQSSHEDLIHQLHERPQIPLTEWLRVPAHVHYKAFRMADPPTQRPASREEFRRLVESFQMAPNHTVLRETFGYAVKVAGNGDRLIVVWQAHTEYYSYQLWHLPGAPGSQVTFGPLTFPNYQFPITPLGTEVCRLDIVLRAEVIPSRDELHQMLPGPVTYGSRMFDDETMVVTSFTPDEYRRERYLVNVGSPRIDVSHIKNIVDAVVRIETYYHLLLMQKPLFSAAIDSVYKFEQVHLKQREIITGHISHADALALQRWLNSLTQDLLKANRLAGKLHFELSAAVPYDKIVHATLASMVERPFAPYRPLSDYVLSGVTGVADGYQQLLKRIETLSSGFEGMIAIIRTRVDLMLESQNLALLMSVDKTTKSQAILQHTVEGLSVIVIAYYLSGLAGYIFKGLHEMGWMHNPNVASAVFVPIAIGLAFLITTLSRKYLHKKLQTEKPHA
- a CDS encoding class I SAM-dependent methyltransferase, with the protein product MNSSVSLDQLHAHLAQWGLRSFSSDADYFAWQRATLSAEDLNRLTAQVERKRSGARQDEMAFYDLTAEPHILPVLYSQRYEYFMEIGSRVLSRIAPAGTVLDFGCGVGILTTFYARHSPETQFVGIDRSPRSIAVAQSKATELGLTNVRFECLDVDVEVLRGSYDRIIATHALVQAEQDPGIPSRDWTTFERARDESQQAAFEQRIGIDVRLDQLSEMLSPGGWMVIFEKTRQLARRVPFQRALARRGLQVIELPELIRYRLVEEVSDDGPFYVMQQGSAGPLAWDEEPEPDAGVPFNRTMLRSVPHDPQDPDIPLYENHWPSAQRVWESLADRLVQQEETRRESDGRQLHVELGSAEGLVYLYCANTFDQRQLIVVEPNRRAELASYYGEILSS